The following are from one region of the Bacillota bacterium genome:
- a CDS encoding DMT family transporter, producing MTKTQQWAEARGTAEPKPQPPKPGSPGLRPGPTGPHATSPQEPVAQGTTALATGAILLAVTFWGLSYMSTKVALREVPPTTIGVLRFAISTAILWLMTRWTEPASRLRRADLPRIILGGLLSVTIYFYFQNAGIQLTSASSASLIVALIPIVTIILDVLVFRTRLSALRVLGVVAAIIGSYLVITSNGRIDLTSTDFRGNLFLVAAVLAWSGYTLLMKAFSGAYSSLFLTAQQNLWGTVFLIPLAFFERHEWRAISMPTFGHLLFLGIFCGAVAYLCYNVALARLDVAATTLYLNLVPVIGVLSGYLILREAVGPAQLFGGAIIIVGILMVSWTGAARAGRQKRAVG from the coding sequence ATGACCAAAACCCAGCAGTGGGCAGAGGCGCGCGGCACAGCCGAGCCCAAGCCCCAACCGCCGAAGCCGGGATCACCGGGACTCCGACCCGGGCCGACCGGACCCCACGCCACCTCCCCCCAAGAGCCCGTCGCCCAGGGCACCACCGCGCTGGCCACCGGGGCCATCCTCTTGGCCGTCACCTTCTGGGGCCTCTCCTACATGAGCACCAAGGTGGCCCTGAGAGAGGTCCCGCCTACGACCATCGGGGTGCTCAGGTTTGCCATCTCTACGGCCATCCTCTGGCTGATGACCAGGTGGACGGAGCCGGCGTCCCGCCTTCGCCGGGCCGACCTCCCCCGAATCATCCTGGGCGGACTCTTGAGCGTGACGATTTACTTCTACTTTCAGAACGCCGGGATCCAGCTGACCTCCGCTTCGAGCGCGTCGTTGATCGTGGCGTTGATTCCCATTGTCACCATCATCCTCGACGTCCTCGTCTTCCGGACGAGGCTCTCGGCCCTGAGGGTCCTCGGCGTCGTGGCGGCCATCATCGGCTCTTACCTGGTGATCACCAGCAACGGCCGGATTGACCTGACTTCCACCGACTTCCGAGGCAACCTGTTCCTGGTCGCGGCCGTCCTGGCCTGGTCCGGCTACACGCTCCTGATGAAGGCCTTCTCCGGTGCCTACTCGAGCCTTTTCCTGACCGCCCAACAGAACCTCTGGGGCACGGTCTTCCTCATTCCCCTGGCCTTCTTCGAAAGGCACGAGTGGCGGGCCATCTCCATGCCGACCTTTGGCCACCTTCTCTTCCTGGGCATCTTCTGCGGCGCGGTGGCTTACCTGTGTTACAACGTGGCTCTCGCCCGGCTTGATGTCGCCGCCACCACCCTCTACCTCAACCTCGTTCCGGTGATCGGCGTGCTGAGTGGTTACCTCATCCTTCGAGAGGCCGTCGGTCCGGCCCAACTGTTCGGGGGAGCCATTATCATCGTTGGCATCCTCATGGTCAGTTGGACGGGCGCAGCTCGGGCCGGGAGACAAAAGCGCGCCGTGGGGTGA
- a CDS encoding peptidylprolyl isomerase, translating to MRNFSKWTVTIVAVVATLIVAGVGGFALGARSVKPDLQSVASVNGDSITKTQLYNKMVKDYGAQTVDGLITDLLLDQQLKKAGATVTDAEISAEVKKLEDRFGGQSGLDQALQSNGMTLAQLKDNILFQLKVQKIIGKDVPTDDAALQKYFQDNLAQFDKRELHARHILVATEAEAKTIKAQLDKGGDFAALAKQKSTDDTNKNQGGDLGTFGRNKMDPDFEKAAFALKVNEVSQPVQSQYGWHIVQVLEIKGTAPTFEASKNYVKEAVIAQGVSAQYQTWMDSLKATAKISNSLEKK from the coding sequence TTGCGGAACTTCAGTAAGTGGACGGTAACCATCGTCGCCGTCGTGGCAACGTTGATTGTCGCCGGCGTCGGCGGATTTGCCCTGGGCGCCCGTTCAGTCAAACCCGATCTCCAAAGCGTCGCTTCGGTCAACGGGGATTCAATCACGAAGACCCAGTTGTACAATAAGATGGTGAAGGACTACGGGGCTCAGACCGTCGACGGTCTGATCACCGACTTGTTGCTCGACCAGCAGCTGAAGAAGGCCGGGGCGACGGTCACCGACGCCGAGATCAGCGCGGAGGTCAAGAAGCTGGAAGATCGCTTTGGCGGCCAGAGTGGGCTGGACCAAGCCCTGCAGTCGAACGGCATGACCCTGGCCCAACTGAAGGACAACATCCTGTTCCAGCTGAAGGTCCAAAAGATCATCGGTAAGGATGTCCCGACCGACGACGCCGCCCTTCAAAAGTACTTCCAGGACAATCTGGCCCAGTTCGATAAGCGCGAGCTCCACGCCCGGCACATCCTCGTCGCCACCGAAGCCGAGGCCAAGACGATCAAGGCCCAGTTGGACAAGGGCGGTGACTTCGCCGCTCTGGCCAAGCAGAAGTCGACCGACGACACCAACAAGAACCAGGGCGGCGACCTGGGCACGTTTGGCCGCAACAAGATGGACCCCGATTTTGAGAAAGCCGCCTTCGCTCTGAAGGTCAACGAGGTCTCCCAGCCGGTGCAAAGCCAGTACGGTTGGCACATCGTCCAGGTCCTCGAGATCAAGGGCACAGCCCCGACCTTCGAGGCCAGCAAGAACTATGTCAAGGAGGCCGTCATCGCCCAGGGCGTGAGCGCCCAGTACCAGACCTGGATGGACAGCCTCAAGGCGACGGCGAAGATCAGCAACAGCCTGGAGAAGAAGTAG
- a CDS encoding DUF4760 domain-containing protein: MPKPTYQDAELVLRLYDLRREEVMRRARKWFMGEFSAKTLAEFKAQCPPGSDTNAYFRQVVSYWDMAAAIVLQGALHEDLFFASVGEDIGVWMQVQAFIAELRAERKNPRYLSQLEELARRHMAWRERKLAETVQASGTGERKKIRRTARTTKPAAKVGPRRRPGRQRP; encoded by the coding sequence TTGCCCAAGCCGACCTACCAAGATGCCGAGTTGGTCTTGAGGCTCTATGACCTCAGGCGCGAAGAGGTCATGCGCCGGGCCCGCAAGTGGTTCATGGGCGAATTCTCGGCCAAGACCCTTGCTGAGTTCAAGGCCCAGTGCCCGCCCGGTTCCGACACCAACGCCTATTTCCGCCAAGTGGTCAGCTATTGGGACATGGCGGCGGCCATCGTCCTCCAGGGTGCTCTCCACGAGGACCTGTTCTTCGCCAGCGTCGGCGAAGACATCGGCGTCTGGATGCAGGTCCAGGCATTCATCGCCGAGCTCCGTGCCGAGCGCAAGAATCCACGCTACCTGTCCCAACTCGAAGAACTCGCCCGCCGGCACATGGCTTGGCGTGAGCGCAAGTTGGCCGAGACGGTCCAAGCGAGCGGAACCGGAGAGCGCAAGAAGATTCGCCGAACCGCCCGAACGACCAAGCCGGCGGCCAAGGTTGGCCCGAGGAGACGCCCGGGGCGTCAACGACCGTGA
- a CDS encoding GNAT family N-acetyltransferase, whose translation MTQSGELDAERRPYEIGAVTEEVGLAAIRDEWESLLEGSRSNRPFSTWTWAATWWRHHRRGKALYLITLRRPGGELAGLAPFFRQWLLPGLPLLPVRRLRLMGAGNSDYLDLIFARGEEEALARDLTSFLGSHPTWELMTVEECPGDSPALAAIRQAADEAGWGSAYLPQEVCPYRPLPSTWDEFQQDLGKKTRKHLDYYRRRLERESNFEIRLVDSGAHVDQAMDDFFSLHKQRWWGKGMPGSFALPSVRRFHRDVARRFLDEGRLRLYLAYADDRCVASQYCFRTADGTFYYSGGFDPKWSWAGVGNLVLAHSIRQAIDEGSPAFDFLRGAEDYKYRWTSVDRRNYQFSAVRPGFPAQPLLGLLDLQNRAGQAIKERSH comes from the coding sequence GTGACCCAATCAGGTGAGCTTGACGCTGAACGCCGGCCATACGAGATCGGCGCGGTGACCGAAGAGGTAGGATTGGCGGCCATCCGTGACGAATGGGAGAGCCTCCTCGAAGGAAGCCGGTCCAATCGCCCCTTCTCAACCTGGACATGGGCGGCCACGTGGTGGCGCCATCACCGCCGGGGGAAGGCCCTGTACCTTATCACCCTGCGGCGGCCCGGTGGGGAGTTGGCCGGACTCGCCCCGTTCTTCCGGCAGTGGCTGCTGCCCGGTCTGCCCCTGCTCCCGGTCCGTCGCCTACGATTGATGGGCGCGGGCAATAGTGACTATCTCGATCTGATCTTCGCCCGAGGTGAGGAGGAAGCCTTGGCTCGGGACTTGACGTCCTTTCTCGGGAGCCATCCCACTTGGGAGCTGATGACCGTCGAGGAGTGTCCCGGCGACTCACCGGCCCTTGCCGCCATCCGCCAGGCCGCCGACGAGGCCGGCTGGGGGTCGGCCTACCTGCCTCAGGAAGTCTGCCCCTATCGGCCACTCCCGTCGACCTGGGACGAATTCCAGCAGGACCTGGGCAAGAAGACCCGCAAGCACCTGGATTATTACCGGCGGCGCCTCGAGCGCGAGAGCAACTTCGAAATCAGACTGGTCGACTCCGGTGCCCATGTCGACCAGGCCATGGACGATTTCTTCAGTCTTCATAAGCAGCGGTGGTGGGGAAAGGGTATGCCGGGGAGTTTCGCCCTGCCCTCGGTCAGGCGGTTCCACCGCGACGTCGCCCGCCGCTTCCTGGATGAGGGCCGCCTCCGGCTCTACCTTGCCTACGCCGATGACCGATGCGTGGCTAGCCAGTACTGCTTTCGTACTGCCGACGGCACGTTCTACTATTCGGGCGGCTTCGACCCCAAATGGTCCTGGGCCGGGGTTGGCAACCTGGTCCTGGCCCACTCCATCCGGCAGGCCATCGACGAAGGCTCCCCGGCCTTCGATTTCCTCCGCGGAGCCGAAGATTACAAGTACCGTTGGACCTCCGTCGACCGGCGCAACTACCAGTTCTCGGCCGTCCGCCCCGGGTTCCCGGCCCAGCCCCTCCTCGGCCTACTCGACCTCCAGAACCGGGCCGGCCAGGCGATCAAGGAGAGGTCGCACTGA
- a CDS encoding DedA family protein, with the protein MELGILGGWAGTLFDWAMRYGYWGILVASSLEGTGLPVPIEIPFAVAGILIVQGKMSFPMAWAVAAIGETIGNLGGYWIGYWGGQAFIERYGARFGITQKELARVSDWFARYGGGTIVLARWFGIIRTPTIIASGLAKMRLDVYVVYSLIAEASWTAGWLWLFYAFGGRWHIILRFVRPHLAALASVALVAGFGYWLWRRNRRRDPIR; encoded by the coding sequence ATGGAGCTAGGTATCCTCGGTGGCTGGGCCGGGACGCTCTTCGACTGGGCCATGCGCTATGGTTACTGGGGGATCTTGGTGGCCTCCAGCCTGGAAGGGACCGGTCTGCCTGTGCCAATCGAGATCCCCTTCGCCGTGGCCGGGATCCTCATCGTTCAAGGGAAGATGAGTTTCCCTATGGCCTGGGCCGTCGCGGCCATCGGGGAGACCATCGGCAACCTCGGTGGCTACTGGATTGGCTATTGGGGCGGGCAGGCTTTCATCGAACGTTACGGAGCCAGGTTCGGCATCACCCAGAAAGAACTTGCCCGCGTCTCCGACTGGTTCGCCCGTTACGGCGGCGGGACCATCGTCCTGGCTCGCTGGTTCGGGATCATCCGGACCCCGACCATCATTGCCAGCGGCCTTGCCAAGATGCGCCTCGATGTTTACGTCGTCTACTCGCTCATCGCCGAGGCCTCCTGGACGGCCGGCTGGCTCTGGCTGTTCTACGCCTTCGGCGGGCGCTGGCATATCATCCTCAGATTCGTCAGGCCGCACCTGGCCGCGCTGGCCTCAGTGGCCCTGGTGGCCGGCTTCGGCTACTGGCTGTGGCGGAGGAACCGTAGACGTGACCCAATCAGGTGA
- a CDS encoding adenylosuccinate synthase, whose translation MPSIIIVGAQWGDEGKGKITDYLAEQADMVVRYQGGSNAGHTVVVGNNEYKLHLVPSGIFYPDKLSVIGNGVVLDLGLLDRELDYLKDQGVTRPNLRISDRAHLLLPYHHRLDAADEERRGKNKIGTTKRGIGPAYADKAARIGLRVCDLAKPDDFRRRLQVVLDEKNRLLERVHDQPGFTVDEVAGEVLRVYERIRPFVTDTSLIINEALDAGRRVLFEGAQGTLLDIDLGTYPYVTSSHPIAGGACIGAGVGPTRINRVVGVMKAYTTRVGDGPFPTELVDERGEWIRCRGSEYGTTTGRPRRCGWLDLVIVRYAVRVSGLDRLAITRLDTLGGAERVKVCTAYRRKGQIVKEFPASLDDLAECQPVYEELDGWPADIGRPTSAAELPRAAAEYISFVEEQTKCRVGLVSIGRERTQTLTMADIF comes from the coding sequence ATGCCGTCGATCATCATCGTTGGCGCCCAGTGGGGCGACGAAGGTAAGGGCAAGATCACCGACTACCTGGCCGAGCAGGCCGACATGGTGGTGCGGTACCAGGGTGGGAGCAACGCCGGCCACACCGTGGTCGTGGGAAATAACGAATACAAGCTTCACCTGGTTCCTTCCGGCATCTTCTACCCGGACAAGCTCTCAGTCATTGGCAACGGCGTGGTCCTCGACCTCGGCCTCCTCGACCGCGAGCTGGATTACCTCAAGGATCAGGGGGTCACCCGACCGAACCTGAGGATCAGCGACCGGGCTCATCTCCTCTTGCCCTACCATCATCGCCTGGATGCCGCCGACGAAGAGCGGCGCGGGAAGAACAAGATCGGGACGACGAAGCGCGGGATCGGCCCGGCCTATGCGGACAAGGCGGCGCGCATCGGCCTCCGGGTCTGTGATCTGGCCAAACCGGACGACTTTCGCCGCCGCCTCCAGGTCGTCCTGGACGAGAAGAATCGGCTGCTCGAGCGGGTCCATGACCAGCCCGGGTTCACCGTTGACGAGGTGGCCGGGGAGGTCCTTCGGGTCTACGAACGCATCCGGCCCTTCGTCACCGACACGTCGCTGATCATCAACGAGGCCCTCGACGCCGGTCGGCGGGTCCTCTTCGAAGGGGCCCAGGGGACCCTCCTCGACATCGATCTGGGAACCTACCCGTACGTCACGTCGTCCCACCCGATCGCCGGCGGGGCCTGCATTGGAGCGGGGGTCGGCCCGACCCGGATCAACCGGGTCGTCGGAGTGATGAAGGCCTACACGACTCGCGTCGGCGACGGGCCCTTCCCGACCGAACTGGTCGATGAGAGAGGCGAGTGGATCCGCTGCCGGGGCTCCGAGTACGGCACCACCACTGGCCGCCCAAGGCGTTGCGGCTGGCTCGACCTGGTTATCGTCAGATACGCCGTAAGAGTCAGCGGCCTTGACCGTCTGGCCATCACCCGCCTGGATACCCTCGGCGGGGCGGAGCGGGTCAAAGTCTGCACCGCATACCGGCGCAAAGGCCAGATCGTCAAGGAGTTCCCGGCCTCCCTGGACGACCTGGCCGAATGCCAACCAGTCTATGAAGAGCTCGACGGCTGGCCGGCGGATATCGGTCGGCCGACCTCGGCGGCAGAGCTTCCCCGGGCCGCCGCCGAATACATATCCTTTGTCGAGGAGCAGACGAAGTGCCGGGTCGGCCTGGTCTCAATCGGACGGGAAAGGACCCAGACCCTGACCATGGCCGACATCTTCTGA
- a CDS encoding NAD(P)/FAD-dependent oxidoreductase: MPENVESYDVTIVGAGPAGIFAALELAEKAPKLKVLLLEKGPDINQRRCPMQVRHVGCTRCEPCLILSGWGGAGAFSDGKLTLTHAVGGWLEQYVGRQRLDELIGYVDQVYLRFGAPEEVYGTNGAAFRDLQRQAATADLSLIPTRVRHLGTDRCYDILSAMRDHLADRVDIRTRVQAEEILVEGERVTGVRLTRGTVIRSRYLVVVPGREGAEWFTGQAKKLGLPLANNPVDIGVRVELPAVVLEPFTKELYEAKLIYYSKSFDDQVRTFCVNPYGEVVIENTGGLLTVNGHSYSDQRTENTNFALLVSKTFTEPFKEPLSYGRDIARLANMIGGGVLVQRLGDLLAGRRSTQKRLQRGMVEPTLKEATPGDLSLVLPYRHLISILEMLQAMDRITPGVYSRHTLLYGVEVKFYSQRLELSKSLETKVQNLFAAGDGAGVTRGLVQASASGVHVAKEILGREGFEGEG; this comes from the coding sequence ATGCCGGAGAACGTGGAAAGCTATGATGTAACCATCGTGGGCGCCGGGCCGGCCGGCATCTTCGCCGCCTTGGAACTCGCCGAGAAGGCGCCGAAGCTTAAGGTCCTTCTCCTGGAGAAGGGGCCGGACATCAACCAGCGCCGCTGCCCCATGCAGGTCAGGCACGTCGGCTGCACCCGCTGCGAGCCATGCCTCATCCTCTCCGGCTGGGGCGGAGCCGGGGCCTTCAGCGACGGCAAGCTGACCCTGACCCATGCCGTCGGCGGATGGCTCGAGCAGTACGTCGGGCGTCAGCGCCTCGACGAACTGATCGGCTACGTTGACCAGGTCTACCTGAGGTTCGGAGCGCCGGAGGAAGTCTACGGGACCAACGGCGCCGCCTTTCGGGATTTACAGCGTCAGGCGGCCACGGCCGACCTGTCCCTGATCCCCACGCGGGTCCGTCACCTGGGGACCGATCGCTGCTACGACATCCTCTCGGCGATGCGCGACCACCTGGCCGACCGAGTCGACATCCGTACGCGGGTGCAGGCCGAGGAGATCCTGGTCGAAGGGGAGCGGGTGACCGGCGTCCGCCTGACCCGTGGAACGGTGATCAGGAGCCGTTACCTCGTGGTCGTTCCCGGGCGTGAGGGAGCCGAGTGGTTCACCGGACAGGCCAAGAAGCTCGGCCTGCCGCTGGCCAACAACCCCGTCGACATCGGAGTCCGGGTCGAGCTCCCGGCGGTCGTCCTCGAACCATTTACCAAGGAGCTTTATGAGGCCAAGCTCATCTACTACTCGAAGTCCTTCGATGACCAGGTCCGCACCTTCTGCGTCAACCCATACGGGGAGGTGGTCATCGAGAACACCGGCGGACTCTTGACCGTCAACGGCCACAGCTATTCCGACCAGAGGACGGAGAACACCAACTTTGCCCTGCTCGTCTCGAAGACGTTCACCGAGCCGTTCAAGGAGCCGCTCTCCTACGGTCGGGATATCGCCCGCCTGGCCAATATGATCGGCGGGGGAGTCCTGGTCCAGCGCCTGGGAGACCTGCTGGCCGGCCGCCGCTCGACCCAGAAACGCCTTCAGCGCGGGATGGTCGAGCCGACCCTCAAGGAGGCCACCCCGGGCGACCTCAGCCTGGTTCTACCTTACCGCCATCTGATCAGCATCCTCGAGATGCTGCAGGCGATGGACCGGATCACCCCAGGCGTTTACTCGCGCCATACCCTTCTGTACGGTGTCGAGGTCAAGTTCTATTCACAGCGTCTGGAGCTCTCAAAATCATTGGAAACCAAGGTCCAGAATCTCTTCGCGGCCGGGGACGGGGCTGGGGTCACCCGCGGGTTGGTCCAAGCCTCCGCGTCCGGGGTCCACGTGGCCAAGGAAATCCTCGGGCGCGAAGGGTTCGAGGGGGAGGGGTAG
- a CDS encoding flavodoxin family protein — translation MSDQPSLKILAFLGSPRRGGNTEILLDEAVSAAQAAGAETDKVVLSRLEYEGCRECGGCDQTGSCVVQDDMQELYPKIREADRIIIASPVFFAGSTSQTKAMFDRNQANWVGKYKLKKNPEERPRGRLGAIIAVSGLKNPEIFRGLGAEVRAFFRTNDVTYLGGLFFPGIDQRGEVSGHKAALEAAGELGRFLADGGPRPEALVKEPWVGPTADHRDRGPGPD, via the coding sequence ATGAGTGACCAACCGTCCCTCAAGATCCTGGCCTTCCTCGGCAGCCCGCGCCGCGGCGGGAACACCGAGATCCTCCTCGACGAGGCCGTCTCGGCGGCCCAGGCGGCCGGGGCCGAGACCGACAAGGTCGTCCTCAGCCGCCTCGAGTACGAGGGCTGCCGCGAGTGCGGCGGCTGCGATCAAACCGGGTCCTGCGTGGTCCAGGACGACATGCAGGAGCTCTACCCGAAGATCAGGGAGGCCGACCGGATCATCATTGCCTCGCCTGTCTTCTTCGCCGGAAGCACCTCTCAGACCAAGGCGATGTTCGACCGCAACCAGGCGAATTGGGTGGGTAAGTACAAGCTGAAGAAAAACCCCGAGGAGCGGCCGAGGGGACGTCTCGGAGCGATCATCGCCGTATCGGGGTTGAAGAATCCGGAGATCTTCCGGGGCCTCGGGGCCGAAGTCCGGGCCTTCTTTCGGACCAATGACGTCACCTACCTGGGTGGGTTATTCTTCCCTGGAATTGACCAGAGGGGCGAGGTTAGCGGGCACAAGGCCGCCCTTGAAGCCGCTGGTGAGCTCGGGCGCTTTCTGGCGGACGGCGGGCCGAGACCCGAGGCCCTGGTCAAGGAGCCGTGGGTCGGCCCGACGGCGGATCACCGTGATAGGGGACCAGGGCCAGATTGA
- a CDS encoding class I SAM-dependent methyltransferase yields the protein MEVDLSQPYKHFARLYDQVMQDVGYDLWVDYIEAILQRFDHRPGSILDLACGTGNSTLPFARRGYQIMGLDRSPEMLAKAREKAEREGLPIVFEEGDMRQFSLLEPVDLVTCLYDSINYVLELGELKEVCRRVHAALNPKGLFIFDVNSAYRLSHIPDTTMFVEDNGFSLVWENLYHALNRIWEIRLTGFLRSDGDLYRQFKEVHRERAYTVEEIEAALRAAGFSILAAYSAYGFDPPDSETARIYFVAEKAGGA from the coding sequence TTGGAGGTTGACCTGTCCCAGCCCTACAAGCACTTCGCCCGCCTCTACGACCAGGTCATGCAGGACGTCGGATATGACCTCTGGGTTGACTACATTGAGGCCATTCTCCAGCGTTTCGACCATCGTCCCGGGTCCATCCTGGATCTGGCCTGCGGCACGGGCAACAGCACCCTTCCATTCGCGCGGCGGGGGTACCAAATCATGGGCCTCGACCGCTCCCCGGAGATGCTGGCCAAGGCCCGGGAGAAGGCCGAGCGCGAAGGGCTGCCTATCGTCTTCGAGGAGGGCGACATGCGCCAGTTCTCCCTCCTAGAACCGGTGGACCTGGTCACCTGCCTTTACGACAGCATCAACTACGTCCTGGAGCTTGGCGAACTCAAGGAAGTCTGCCGTAGGGTCCACGCTGCCCTTAACCCCAAGGGGCTGTTCATCTTCGACGTCAACTCGGCCTACCGCCTTTCCCACATCCCCGACACGACCATGTTCGTCGAGGACAATGGTTTCTCATTGGTCTGGGAGAACCTCTATCACGCCCTCAACCGGATCTGGGAGATCCGGCTGACCGGCTTCCTGCGCTCCGACGGCGACCTCTACCGCCAGTTCAAGGAGGTTCACCGCGAGCGGGCCTACACCGTCGAAGAGATTGAGGCGGCTCTCAGGGCGGCCGGGTTCTCCATCCTCGCCGCCTACAGTGCCTACGGCTTCGACCCGCCGGACAGCGAGACCGCCCGCATCTACTTCGTGGCGGAGAAGGCGGGCGGAGCATGA
- a CDS encoding GNAT family N-acetyltransferase produces MSGFDPAQSLIPTEDFIKIARQQGIDINHRTLRLYASQGLLPHAVVRNLAAGGRSGFYPQDVLQTLFLISLLKERGHTLKDIQGLLGRLGEVARQRGVPPTVVHADLAMTFEGGDEIEPLAGKDYWRPISRLVAEELVRRGRRAGQEDIESIELVVRLRDSDEELPILLYLSLEDVAFRRLGADDREQLTAFIAGWTHPEDLEDGLIAEWSGLVLGYGELDSNGIPQLPGRLTIAGPYVRPGYRGQGIGSKLLQALLSKASERGAAVAEMTIPAESTTLGPFISKNGFSLAGAYWQVVHPLERIPSVPLPQGYHLRAYRPGSDAADLASLARKLSRGAKEPSFSAEAVLRNERLPGWQAAFQSLSLICRGDAPVGLQAFSPDGRALLELCPEESAGPIYEGVLGVLLNEAAKRSHHPELRAWIGDSGHDAVNRAVALGFEIEQHLERYEHRLASTTGPGGEPLGG; encoded by the coding sequence GTGAGTGGTTTCGACCCGGCCCAGAGCCTGATCCCCACTGAGGACTTCATCAAGATCGCCAGACAGCAGGGGATCGACATCAACCACCGAACCCTGCGGCTCTATGCCTCGCAAGGACTGCTGCCCCACGCGGTGGTTCGGAATCTGGCCGCGGGCGGGCGCAGCGGCTTCTACCCCCAGGACGTCCTCCAGACCCTCTTTCTCATCTCGCTCCTCAAGGAGCGCGGGCATACGCTCAAGGACATCCAGGGGCTTCTTGGCCGTCTGGGTGAGGTCGCCCGACAGCGCGGCGTCCCGCCGACAGTGGTCCATGCCGACTTGGCCATGACTTTTGAAGGCGGCGACGAGATTGAGCCTTTGGCCGGAAAAGACTATTGGCGCCCGATCAGCCGGCTCGTGGCCGAGGAACTCGTCAGACGCGGGCGGCGGGCCGGACAGGAAGACATTGAATCCATTGAACTCGTGGTCCGCCTCCGGGACTCGGATGAGGAGTTGCCTATCCTGCTTTACCTGTCACTAGAAGATGTCGCCTTCCGACGGCTCGGTGCGGACGACCGCGAGCAGTTGACAGCCTTCATCGCCGGGTGGACCCATCCCGAGGACCTGGAAGACGGCCTCATCGCTGAGTGGTCAGGGCTGGTCCTCGGCTATGGCGAGCTCGACTCCAACGGGATACCCCAGCTGCCGGGGCGCTTGACCATCGCCGGCCCGTACGTCCGCCCCGGGTACCGCGGGCAGGGCATCGGCAGTAAGCTCCTCCAGGCCCTGTTGTCCAAGGCCTCCGAGCGGGGCGCAGCGGTGGCCGAGATGACCATCCCGGCGGAGTCCACGACTCTGGGCCCCTTCATCTCCAAGAACGGCTTCTCACTCGCCGGGGCATACTGGCAAGTGGTTCATCCCCTGGAGCGGATACCGTCCGTCCCACTCCCTCAGGGTTATCACCTGCGGGCCTACCGCCCCGGCAGCGATGCCGCCGACTTGGCTTCGCTCGCTCGTAAGCTCAGCCGGGGGGCCAAAGAGCCCAGCTTCTCCGCCGAAGCCGTCCTGAGAAACGAGCGTCTCCCAGGGTGGCAGGCCGCCTTCCAGTCGCTGAGCCTGATCTGCAGGGGAGACGCCCCTGTCGGTCTGCAAGCCTTCTCCCCGGACGGCCGGGCCCTCCTCGAACTCTGTCCGGAGGAGTCGGCCGGACCCATCTACGAGGGGGTCCTCGGCGTCCTCCTGAACGAAGCGGCCAAGCGGTCCCATCACCCTGAGCTGAGAGCCTGGATCGGGGACTCCGGGCACGACGCCGTCAACCGGGCCGTCGCCCTGGGCTTTGAGATTGAACAGCACCTCGAGCGGTACGAGCACCGCCTCGCCTCGACCACCGGACCCGGGGGTGAGCCCCTTGGAGGTTGA